A genome region from Micromonospora inyonensis includes the following:
- a CDS encoding Cmx/CmrA family chloramphenicol efflux MFS transporter translates to MAWGGEPTHVDADLGNEDLGGALTSAFAGGMIIGAPLTATLSLRWPRRRALLVFLVVFILVHVVGAVTTDFDVLLASRGVAALAYAGFLAVGLATATGMAGPDARGRAASVLLGGITLACVAGVPAGALLGQLWGWRSAFWAVAVVSVPAVVAILRSVPAGAPDAAAPGARRELRALRRPRLLGYLLLGALVNGATFCTFTYLAPLVTDVTGYGTDRVPVLLALFGLGSFAGVTLGGRLSDSQPMRLLVPGGLALLAGWLLFAVAAEHASVVFLLVFVQGTLSFAVGSTLVARALYAAVDAPSLGGSFATAALNAGAAVGPLLGGAAIGAGLGYRSPLWVSALLVAGASWQRDSPGRCAAGSGPTRPGRWSPPSAGRGRRVGYP, encoded by the coding sequence GTGGCCTGGGGTGGGGAACCGACTCATGTCGACGCCGATCTCGGCAATGAGGACCTGGGCGGAGCGCTGACATCGGCCTTCGCCGGGGGAATGATCATCGGAGCGCCCCTGACGGCCACCCTCAGCCTGCGTTGGCCACGACGACGGGCGCTGCTGGTCTTCCTGGTCGTCTTCATCCTGGTGCACGTCGTCGGGGCGGTCACCACCGACTTCGACGTCCTGCTGGCCAGCCGGGGCGTCGCGGCGCTGGCGTACGCCGGGTTCCTGGCCGTCGGCCTGGCCACGGCGACCGGAATGGCCGGGCCCGACGCCCGTGGCCGGGCCGCCTCCGTCCTGCTCGGTGGCATCACCCTGGCCTGCGTCGCCGGGGTGCCGGCCGGTGCCCTGCTCGGTCAGCTCTGGGGCTGGCGTTCGGCGTTCTGGGCAGTCGCCGTCGTCTCGGTGCCCGCCGTCGTCGCCATCCTGCGCTCGGTTCCGGCCGGCGCACCGGATGCGGCCGCCCCCGGCGCCCGGCGGGAACTGCGGGCGCTGCGCCGTCCCCGGTTGCTCGGGTACCTGCTCCTGGGTGCCCTGGTGAACGGCGCGACCTTCTGCACCTTCACGTACCTGGCTCCACTGGTCACCGACGTCACCGGGTACGGCACGGATCGGGTGCCCGTCCTGCTGGCCCTCTTCGGCCTGGGATCGTTCGCCGGCGTGACCCTCGGGGGCCGCCTGTCGGACTCCCAGCCGATGCGACTCCTCGTCCCCGGCGGCCTGGCCCTGCTCGCCGGCTGGCTGCTGTTCGCGGTGGCGGCGGAGCACGCGTCCGTGGTGTTCCTGCTCGTCTTCGTCCAGGGGACCCTCTCGTTCGCCGTCGGATCCACGCTCGTCGCCCGGGCGCTGTACGCGGCCGTCGACGCGCCGTCCCTGGGCGGCTCGTTCGCGACCGCCGCCCTCAACGCGGGCGCGGCCGTCGGCCCCCTGCTCGGCGGTGCCGCCATCGGTGCGGGACTCGGCTACCGGTCCCCGCTGTGGGTCAGCGCGCTGCTGGTCGCGGGGGCGTCCTGGCAGCGGGACTCGCCTGGACGGTGCGCGGCCGGGTCCGGACCGACCCGCCCGGGGAGGTGGTCGCCTCCTAGTGCGGGCCGGGGACGTCGGGTGGGATACCCCTAG
- a CDS encoding transposase, producing MSRFPTPGHLASWAGMCPGNHESAGKHHGGATRKGDSWLRGALGEAGAGAARSKDTYLQARYRRIASRRGKKRALVAVGHSILTAIWHMISNDTDYNDLGAAYFLTRTDPARQARRLLGQLHQLGYQAVITPVT from the coding sequence ATGAGTCGGTTCCCCACCCCAGGCCACCTCGCCTCATGGGCAGGGATGTGTCCCGGTAACCACGAGTCCGCCGGCAAACACCACGGCGGAGCAACCCGCAAAGGCGACTCCTGGCTCCGCGGCGCACTCGGCGAGGCTGGAGCCGGAGCCGCACGCAGCAAAGACACCTACCTTCAAGCCCGATATCGACGAATCGCCAGCCGACGCGGCAAGAAACGAGCGCTCGTCGCGGTCGGACATAGCATCCTCACCGCGATCTGGCACATGATCAGCAACGACACCGACTACAACGACCTCGGCGCCGCGTACTTCCTGACCCGCACCGACCCAGCCCGACAAGCCCGCCGCCTCCTCGGCCAACTCCATCAACTCGGCTACCAGGCGGTCATAACCCCAGTCACCTGA
- a CDS encoding IS110 family transposase has protein sequence MDVLHDRCAGLDISKRDVKACLRTPGTRRNQRRSEVRTFATTTNDLLALRDWLVAEQVSLVVMEGTGDYWRAPYYLLEDALNVELVNARQVKAMPGRKTDVADAVWLAQLAECGLLRASFVPPEPIRQLRDLTRYRTVMTEERTREAQRLEKELEDAGIKLSSFATDILGISGRAMLEALIRGERDAQVLAEMARGRMRSKIPDLAQAMIGRFGDHHAFLCRMHLDRIDAISRDIATLSTRIERVMAPFRDQLTRLDGIPGISLRVAEVIIAETGGDMSRFPTAGHLASWAGVSPGNHESGGKRKSGKTTKGNRWLRDALGTAAMAAARSKNTYLGAQYTRLVRRLGSKPKALVALEHSILTSVWHMLTDGTGYQDLGADHFLRRDPERERRRAIAALNKLGYTVTLNPIEPTTKAA, from the coding sequence GTGGATGTGCTGCATGATCGTTGTGCCGGGTTGGACATCAGCAAGCGGGACGTGAAGGCGTGCCTGCGGACCCCGGGAACACGGCGTAACCAGCGGCGAAGCGAGGTACGTACGTTCGCCACGACCACCAACGACCTGCTAGCGCTGCGGGACTGGCTGGTCGCCGAGCAGGTCAGCCTGGTCGTCATGGAAGGCACCGGCGACTACTGGCGGGCCCCGTACTACCTGCTCGAAGACGCCCTGAACGTGGAGTTGGTCAACGCTCGGCAGGTCAAGGCGATGCCCGGACGCAAGACCGATGTGGCCGATGCGGTGTGGCTGGCACAACTGGCCGAGTGCGGGTTGCTACGGGCCAGCTTCGTGCCGCCCGAGCCGATCCGCCAGCTTCGCGATCTGACGCGGTACCGCACGGTAATGACCGAAGAGCGTACCCGGGAGGCCCAGCGGCTGGAGAAGGAGTTGGAGGACGCCGGGATCAAGCTGTCCAGCTTCGCCACCGACATCCTCGGTATCTCCGGGCGCGCCATGTTGGAAGCGCTCATCCGTGGAGAGCGCGACGCGCAGGTATTGGCGGAGATGGCGCGAGGCCGGATGCGGTCCAAGATTCCTGACCTGGCCCAGGCGATGATCGGCCGCTTCGGTGATCACCACGCGTTCCTGTGCCGGATGCATCTGGACCGCATCGATGCCATCAGCCGGGACATCGCCACGTTGAGCACCCGGATCGAGCGGGTGATGGCACCCTTTCGTGACCAGCTGACCCGGTTGGATGGCATTCCCGGGATCAGCCTCCGGGTCGCTGAGGTGATCATCGCGGAGACCGGTGGGGACATGTCCCGGTTCCCCACCGCCGGGCATCTGGCCTCCTGGGCCGGGGTGTCGCCCGGTAACCACGAATCCGGCGGCAAACGCAAGTCCGGCAAGACCACCAAAGGCAACCGGTGGCTGCGCGACGCCCTCGGCACCGCCGCGATGGCCGCGGCCCGTTCCAAGAACACCTACCTCGGCGCCCAGTACACCCGCCTCGTACGCCGACTCGGCAGCAAACCCAAGGCCCTGGTCGCCTTGGAACACTCCATCCTGACCTCCGTATGGCACATGCTCACCGACGGAACCGGCTACCAGGACCTCGGCGCCGACCACTTCCTACGCCGCGACCCCGAACGCGAACGCCGCCGCGCGATCGCCGCACTGAACAAGCTCGGCTACACCGTCACCCTCAACCCGATCGAACCCACCACGAAAGCCGCGTGA
- a CDS encoding glycosyltransferase family 4 protein, producing the protein MAGSRQPGPDRGGVVVVNQSSATREGPLRIAMVVPPWYPVPPSGYGGLEQVVAGLVDGLVDRGHRVTLFGAGPAHGTDAAYVPTVGELQHERLGESLPELAHLARVHRSLDPARFDVVHDHTTIGPLLAERRALPTVATVHGNPVGEYGEVLSQVPDTVGLVAISHAQRRLNPGLPWAGTVHNALETGVFPRKRAPGTGPVLWLARFSPDKGPEVALAACRAAGLPLVLAGKCNEPGERRHYAEVVEPLLGPDVRVVFDADRETCLRLLVEARCLIMPIQWDEPFGMVMVEAMATGTPVVALNRGAVPEVVRPGVTGLVLDRPEELPAALREVDRLRPEDCVAHVAEHFSTAGMARGYEAVYRRLVARPHSVRAEVVGTRVR; encoded by the coding sequence GTGGCGGGAAGCCGCCAACCGGGACCTGACAGGGGAGGCGTCGTCGTCGTGAACCAGTCGTCCGCCACGCGCGAGGGGCCGTTGCGGATCGCCATGGTGGTGCCCCCCTGGTACCCGGTGCCCCCGTCCGGCTACGGCGGCCTCGAACAGGTGGTGGCCGGTCTGGTCGACGGTCTGGTCGACCGGGGGCACCGGGTGACGCTCTTCGGCGCTGGTCCCGCCCACGGCACGGACGCCGCGTACGTCCCGACGGTCGGCGAACTCCAGCATGAGCGGCTCGGCGAGTCCCTGCCGGAGCTTGCCCACCTGGCCCGGGTGCACCGTTCGCTCGACCCGGCCCGCTTCGACGTGGTGCACGACCACACCACGATCGGGCCGCTGCTGGCCGAGCGGCGCGCCCTGCCCACGGTCGCCACCGTGCACGGCAACCCGGTCGGCGAGTACGGCGAGGTGCTCAGCCAGGTGCCCGACACGGTCGGCCTGGTCGCCATCTCGCACGCCCAGCGTCGGCTGAACCCGGGTCTGCCCTGGGCCGGGACGGTGCACAACGCCCTGGAGACCGGGGTCTTCCCGCGCAAGCGTGCGCCCGGCACCGGTCCGGTGCTCTGGTTGGCCCGGTTCAGCCCGGACAAGGGGCCGGAGGTGGCCCTCGCGGCCTGCCGGGCGGCGGGATTGCCGCTGGTGCTGGCCGGAAAGTGCAACGAGCCGGGGGAGCGTCGCCACTACGCGGAGGTGGTCGAGCCGCTGCTCGGGCCGGACGTGCGGGTGGTGTTCGACGCCGACCGGGAGACCTGCCTGCGGCTGCTGGTGGAGGCCCGCTGCCTGATCATGCCGATCCAGTGGGACGAGCCGTTCGGCATGGTGATGGTCGAGGCGATGGCAACCGGCACGCCGGTGGTCGCGTTGAACCGGGGCGCCGTGCCCGAGGTGGTCCGGCCCGGGGTGACCGGGCTGGTCCTCGACCGGCCGGAGGAACTGCCGGCCGCGCTGCGCGAGGTGGACCGTCTGCGGCCGGAGGACTGCGTGGCGCATGTGGCGGAGCACTTCTCCACCGCCGGCATGGCGCGCGGGTACGAGGCCGTCTACCGCCGGCTGGTCGCCCGCCCGCACTCCGTCCGCGCCGAGGTGGTCGGGACGCGCGTCCGCTGA
- a CDS encoding BON domain-containing protein — protein sequence MTTTAGRRSDRQIQQDVSEELLWEPRIPSTGVGVTVQEGVVTLTGQVGSYAERWAAERSAQRVRGVRAVADELEVRLGVDAERTDAEVALAVVRALEWDSFVPAERLDVTVADGWVMLRGQVEFGFQRRAAERELRRLRGVRGITNLVRVGPRGASTGQELRRRIQGTLLRRVGTEGVTVEVAGDAVLLAGTVRTLADRDEAERVAWSTPGVCVVRTEVAVAG from the coding sequence ATGACCACGACGGCGGGACGACGCAGCGACAGGCAGATCCAGCAGGACGTGTCCGAGGAACTGCTCTGGGAGCCCCGCATCCCGTCGACCGGGGTCGGCGTGACCGTCCAGGAGGGGGTGGTCACACTGACCGGGCAGGTGGGCAGCTACGCGGAGCGGTGGGCCGCCGAGCGCAGCGCGCAGCGGGTGCGCGGGGTCCGGGCGGTCGCCGACGAGCTGGAGGTGCGGCTCGGCGTCGACGCCGAGCGCACCGACGCCGAGGTGGCGCTCGCCGTGGTCCGGGCGCTGGAGTGGGACAGCTTCGTGCCGGCCGAGCGGCTGGACGTCACCGTCGCCGACGGCTGGGTGATGCTCCGGGGCCAGGTCGAGTTCGGCTTCCAGCGCCGTGCCGCCGAGCGCGAGCTGCGCCGGCTGCGCGGCGTGCGGGGGATCACCAACCTGGTCCGGGTCGGCCCCCGTGGCGCGTCCACCGGTCAGGAGCTGCGTCGGCGGATCCAGGGGACGCTGCTGCGCCGGGTCGGGACGGAGGGGGTCACCGTGGAGGTGGCCGGGGACGCCGTGCTGCTCGCCGGCACGGTGCGGACCCTGGCCGACCGGGACGAGGCGGAACGTGTCGCGTGGTCGACGCCGGGGGTCTGTGTGGTGCGCACCGAGGTGGCCGTCGCCGGCTGA
- a CDS encoding trypsin-like peptidase domain-containing protein, with product MTEYETDPQRRPADTEPVHPTAELPRAEQAPSPYAADATAASADRPGADAPPATPPTTDVPAAGTAAPADTAAPADTAAPAVTAASATPQGVPTPQGVPTPQGAPGPSPAGTPQGWRPAEPTPPSAAPYPGHLSGQPGHPSPGGPYPNGPWYPGNQGGWHAGHPGQPGPSGPVPPVGPVPPWAQGPAPRPHTPPGRAAKFAAAGVAVLALMFGSGVGGGAVALALFDDTGDTRTYSAAPVLNSADLPKIAAAVQDSVVSIQAGSGEGSGVVLSADGFVLTNNHVVASAGGETVQVVFANGRTAAAEVVGTDPRTDLAVVKASGVSGLQPAKLGDSDAMQVGDQVLALGSPLGLQGSVTAGIISARDRTIRAGSQQDPQAGASSISGLLQTDAPINPGNSGGALVNTRGEVIGINTAIATSGQSSGNIGVGFAIPSNKAKLVAEQLQRGDKVSHPSLGVSVTGAEDGGALVSTVTPGSAAEKAGLRKGDVITKFGDKVIKDSNDLVAAVQAGKVGDRVEVEYRRNGATATATATLAEAS from the coding sequence ATGACCGAGTACGAGACCGACCCGCAGCGGCGACCGGCCGACACCGAGCCGGTACATCCCACCGCCGAGCTGCCCCGCGCCGAGCAGGCGCCGTCGCCGTACGCCGCGGACGCCACGGCGGCGTCCGCCGACCGTCCCGGAGCCGACGCGCCCCCGGCGACGCCCCCCACCACCGACGTGCCGGCAGCCGGGACCGCCGCCCCGGCCGACACCGCCGCCCCGGCCGACACCGCCGCCCCGGCCGTCACCGCCGCATCCGCCACCCCGCAGGGTGTTCCGACCCCGCAGGGCGTTCCGACCCCGCAGGGCGCCCCCGGGCCGTCCCCCGCGGGCACGCCGCAGGGCTGGCGCCCGGCCGAGCCGACGCCCCCCTCCGCCGCGCCCTACCCGGGCCATCTGTCCGGGCAGCCCGGTCACCCGTCGCCCGGCGGCCCGTACCCGAACGGTCCCTGGTACCCCGGGAACCAGGGCGGTTGGCACGCCGGGCACCCGGGGCAGCCGGGACCGTCCGGGCCCGTGCCGCCCGTCGGGCCGGTGCCGCCGTGGGCGCAGGGTCCGGCTCCCCGCCCCCACACCCCGCCGGGCCGGGCGGCCAAGTTCGCCGCCGCCGGGGTCGCCGTGCTGGCCCTGATGTTCGGCTCCGGGGTCGGTGGCGGCGCGGTCGCGCTCGCCCTGTTCGACGACACCGGCGACACCCGCACCTACTCCGCCGCTCCGGTGCTCAACAGCGCCGACCTGCCGAAGATCGCCGCTGCCGTGCAGGACAGCGTGGTCTCCATCCAGGCCGGCAGCGGCGAGGGCTCCGGCGTCGTCCTCAGCGCCGACGGGTTCGTGCTGACCAACAACCACGTGGTCGCCTCCGCCGGTGGTGAGACCGTGCAGGTGGTCTTCGCCAACGGCAGAACCGCCGCCGCGGAGGTGGTCGGCACCGACCCCAGGACCGACCTCGCGGTGGTGAAGGCGTCCGGGGTCTCCGGTCTCCAGCCGGCCAAGCTCGGCGACAGCGACGCGATGCAGGTCGGTGACCAGGTGCTCGCCCTGGGCAGCCCGCTGGGCCTCCAGGGATCGGTGACCGCCGGCATCATCAGCGCCCGGGACCGGACCATCCGGGCCGGCAGCCAGCAGGACCCGCAGGCCGGGGCCAGCTCCATCTCCGGCCTGCTCCAGACCGATGCCCCGATCAACCCGGGCAACTCCGGCGGCGCGCTGGTGAACACCCGGGGCGAGGTGATCGGCATCAACACCGCGATCGCCACCAGCGGCCAGAGCAGCGGCAACATCGGCGTCGGCTTCGCCATCCCGAGCAACAAGGCCAAGCTCGTCGCCGAGCAGCTCCAGCGGGGCGACAAGGTCAGCCACCCGTCCCTCGGGGTCAGCGTCACCGGTGCCGAGGACGGTGGAGCCCTGGTCTCCACGGTCACCCCGGGCAGCGCCGCCGAGAAGGCCGGACTGCGCAAGGGCGACGTGATCACCAAGTTCGGCGACAAGGTCATCAAGGACTCGAACGACCTGGTGGCGGCCGTGCAGGCCGGCAAGGTCGGCGACCGGGTGGAGGTCGAGTACCGCCGCAACGGCGCCACCGCCACCGCCACCGCGACGCTCGCCGAGGCGTCCTGA
- a CDS encoding sensor histidine kinase, whose product MTNALTHTPPDASVTLRLRAEEAMAVVEVADTGPGLSEEQAERVFERFYRADAARSRRAGGANGTGLGLAIVAALVAVHQGTVEVDSTPGGGATFRVRLPLAPEEPGDSPGEPARDAR is encoded by the coding sequence ATGACCAACGCGTTGACCCACACCCCGCCGGACGCCTCGGTGACCCTGCGGCTGCGGGCCGAGGAGGCGATGGCCGTGGTGGAGGTGGCAGACACCGGGCCGGGGCTCTCCGAGGAGCAGGCCGAACGGGTCTTCGAGCGGTTCTACCGGGCCGACGCCGCGCGGAGCCGACGGGCCGGTGGGGCCAACGGGACAGGGCTGGGACTGGCCATCGTCGCCGCCCTGGTCGCCGTCCACCAGGGCACCGTCGAGGTGGACTCCACCCCGGGTGGTGGGGCGACCTTCCGGGTACGGCTGCCGTTGGCACCGGAGGAGCCGGGTGACTCCCCGGGCGAGCCCGCGCGCGACGCGCGGTGA
- a CDS encoding histidine kinase dimerization/phospho-acceptor domain-containing protein → MNAVDQAKGRLRAVPLRVKLVTAVLALVAAALVVISSLTTFFLRSYLVDQVDAELRSNEASIRGAVSRLLFEGNPQQTDLPTDYMVAVIGANGVGSVKYDTRNLDPADLPVLSDTFAEAQERVGEPSTVPSQDGGVRWRVLYIQLPDGPVLAIGQHLTDVDRAVKQLVWIDLLVGGAVLILLASIGAAIVRTSLKPLVDIERTAAAIAGGDLTRRVPDPEQGNECPTSELGRLSRALNSMLTQIEAAFTARAASEASARWAEAAARDAAEAARASEARAIRSEERMRQFVADASHELRTPLTTIRGFAELYRQGAAREPEETAGLLRRIEDEAARMGLLVEDLLLLARLDRERPLSLAPVELPVLAADAVQAARVVAPDRRIGLDIGPNSGPLVVRGTTPGCGRSSAT, encoded by the coding sequence GTGAACGCCGTCGACCAGGCGAAGGGGCGACTGCGGGCGGTACCGCTCCGGGTCAAGCTGGTCACGGCCGTACTCGCCCTGGTCGCCGCCGCCCTCGTCGTGATCAGTTCGCTGACCACCTTCTTCCTCCGCAGCTACCTGGTCGACCAGGTGGACGCGGAGCTGCGTAGCAACGAGGCATCCATCCGGGGGGCGGTCAGTCGCCTGTTGTTCGAGGGGAACCCACAGCAAACGGACCTCCCGACCGACTACATGGTCGCGGTGATCGGCGCCAACGGGGTCGGTTCGGTGAAGTACGACACCAGGAACCTGGACCCTGCGGACCTGCCCGTGTTGTCGGACACCTTCGCCGAGGCACAGGAGCGCGTCGGTGAGCCGTCCACGGTGCCTTCCCAGGACGGCGGAGTCCGCTGGCGGGTGCTCTACATCCAGCTCCCCGACGGCCCGGTGCTCGCCATCGGGCAGCACCTCACCGACGTCGACCGGGCGGTCAAGCAACTCGTCTGGATAGACCTGCTGGTCGGCGGCGCGGTGCTGATCCTGCTCGCCTCGATCGGCGCGGCGATCGTGCGGACCAGCCTGAAACCGCTGGTCGACATCGAGCGGACGGCCGCCGCGATCGCCGGTGGCGACCTGACCCGAAGGGTGCCCGACCCGGAACAGGGCAACGAGTGCCCCACCTCCGAACTGGGCCGGCTCTCCCGGGCGCTGAACTCGATGCTCACCCAGATCGAGGCGGCCTTCACCGCCCGTGCCGCGTCCGAGGCGTCGGCGCGGTGGGCGGAGGCCGCGGCCCGGGACGCCGCCGAGGCGGCCCGGGCGTCCGAGGCCCGGGCGATCCGTTCCGAGGAGCGGATGCGGCAGTTCGTCGCGGACGCGTCGCACGAGCTGCGCACTCCGCTGACCACCATCCGGGGCTTCGCCGAGCTGTACCGGCAGGGCGCGGCCCGGGAGCCGGAGGAGACCGCCGGCCTGCTGCGCCGGATCGAGGACGAGGCCGCCCGGATGGGGCTGCTCGTGGAGGACCTGCTGCTGCTGGCCCGTCTGGACCGGGAACGGCCGCTCTCGCTGGCCCCGGTCGAGCTGCCGGTGCTCGCCGCCGACGCGGTCCAGGCCGCCCGGGTGGTCGCCCCGGACCGCCGGATCGGCCTGGACATCGGCCCGAACTCCGGGCCGCTGGTCGTCCGGGGGACGACGCCCGGCTGCGGCAGGTCATCGGCAACCTGA
- a CDS encoding response regulator transcription factor, with protein sequence MAPTQTEARLLVVEDDPNILELLSASLRFAGFDVATATSGSAALSAAKDHRPDLVVLDVMLPDLDGFEVIRMLREGGTRTPVVFLTARDATDDKIRGLTLGGDDYVTKPFSLEELTARIRAVLRRTVTGEHSPSRLTFADLELDEETHEVHRAGQRVQLSPTEFKLLRYLMLNANRVLSKAQILDHVWNYDFRGDDNIVESYISYLRRKVDNTQPRLIHTLRGVGYVLRKPAA encoded by the coding sequence ATGGCCCCTACCCAGACCGAGGCGCGACTGCTCGTCGTCGAGGACGACCCGAACATCCTCGAACTCCTCTCCGCGAGCCTGCGTTTCGCCGGCTTCGACGTGGCGACGGCGACCAGCGGCAGCGCGGCGTTGAGCGCCGCCAAGGATCATCGCCCCGACCTGGTCGTCCTCGACGTGATGCTGCCCGACCTGGACGGCTTCGAGGTGATCCGGATGCTCCGCGAGGGCGGTACCCGGACACCGGTGGTCTTCCTGACCGCGCGGGACGCCACCGACGACAAGATCCGGGGCCTGACCCTGGGCGGCGACGACTACGTCACCAAGCCGTTCAGCCTGGAGGAGCTGACCGCCCGGATCCGGGCGGTGCTGCGGCGCACGGTCACCGGGGAGCACTCGCCGTCCCGGCTCACCTTCGCCGACCTGGAACTGGACGAGGAGACCCACGAGGTGCACCGCGCCGGGCAGCGGGTGCAGCTCTCGCCGACCGAGTTCAAGCTGCTGCGCTACCTGATGCTCAACGCCAACCGGGTGCTGTCCAAGGCGCAGATCCTCGACCACGTCTGGAACTACGACTTCCGGGGCGACGACAACATCGTCGAGTCGTACATCTCGTACCTGCGCCGGAAGGTGGACAACACCCAGCCCCGTCTGATCCACACCCTCCGCGGGGTCGGCTACGTGCTGCGCAAGCCGGCGGCGTGA
- a CDS encoding lysophospholipid acyltransferase family protein, whose amino-acid sequence MSTVGYDLWRPLSACGADCLPVDGHLPAVPVGRRATRLLAVLGMLLAGAALAGALPLLPAPARRAACRVWARGTARAFGVRLVVRGRPPRGRALLVANHVSWLDVVALLAVAPARMLAKREVRAWPLVGLLARGAGTVFVDRSRPRALPATVRRVADLLRSGRQVAVYPEGTTWCGTVDPVHVRPRPGFRPAVFQAAVDTGALVVPVRIGYRCASTGVDTTAPAFLGEENLWRSVRRVLATRDLVVSVTVGAALHPAPGADRRGLARTAESALRLMPVWKSGT is encoded by the coding sequence GTGAGCACCGTCGGGTACGACCTGTGGCGTCCGCTCTCCGCGTGTGGCGCGGACTGCCTGCCGGTCGACGGTCACCTGCCGGCCGTACCGGTCGGCCGGCGGGCGACCCGGCTGCTGGCCGTACTCGGAATGCTGCTGGCCGGAGCCGCGCTGGCCGGCGCGCTGCCGCTGCTGCCCGCGCCCGCCCGACGGGCCGCGTGCCGGGTCTGGGCGCGTGGCACGGCGCGGGCGTTCGGCGTGCGGCTGGTGGTCCGGGGCCGGCCGCCGCGTGGCCGGGCACTGCTGGTCGCCAACCACGTCTCCTGGCTGGACGTGGTGGCGCTGCTCGCGGTCGCCCCGGCCCGGATGCTGGCCAAGCGGGAGGTGCGGGCCTGGCCCCTGGTCGGCCTGCTCGCCCGGGGAGCCGGCACGGTCTTCGTCGACCGCTCGCGCCCCCGGGCGCTGCCGGCGACCGTGCGCCGGGTGGCCGACCTGCTCCGCTCGGGCCGGCAGGTCGCGGTCTACCCGGAGGGGACCACCTGGTGCGGTACGGTCGACCCGGTCCACGTCCGGCCCCGGCCGGGTTTCCGGCCGGCCGTGTTCCAGGCGGCGGTCGACACCGGCGCGCTGGTCGTGCCGGTCCGGATCGGCTACCGCTGCGCCTCGACCGGCGTCGACACCACCGCCCCGGCCTTCCTCGGCGAGGAGAACCTCTGGCGCTCGGTACGGCGGGTGCTCGCCACCCGGGACCTGGTGGTGTCGGTGACCGTCGGCGCGGCGCTGCACCCCGCGCCCGGGGCGGACCGGCGTGGCCTGGCCCGGACGGCGGAGTCCGCGCTACGGCTGATGCCGGTGTGGAAGAGTGGTACCTGA
- a CDS encoding GNAT family N-acetyltransferase: MAVPHPAGTPLTTSRYTLHIADDPAEVAAAQRLRHEVFGTELGATLRPGTAGLDADDLDPWCDHLIVRQERTGAVVGTYRLLPPGRTDRRYAEQEFDLTALDPLRDDLVEVGRSCVHPDHRSGAVINLMWAGIARYLHLRGRRWLGGCASVPVADGGRTAAGVWERVRAGHLAPPLLRVRPHRPWFAEAAAQPSTPAAEGPATVAPDPGTAARPGPATDDTGRTELPPLLRGYLRLGAWVCGEPAYDPDFAVADFYVLLSLDRMNPRYLRHFLGEPATAPAVSRRAGATA, translated from the coding sequence ATGGCCGTTCCGCACCCCGCTGGCACCCCCTTGACGACCAGCCGATACACCCTGCACATCGCCGACGACCCGGCCGAGGTGGCGGCCGCCCAGCGGCTGCGGCACGAGGTGTTCGGCACCGAACTCGGTGCCACCCTGCGCCCCGGCACCGCCGGTCTGGACGCCGACGACCTCGACCCCTGGTGCGACCACCTGATCGTCCGGCAGGAGCGGACCGGGGCGGTGGTCGGCACGTACCGGCTGCTGCCGCCGGGTCGCACCGACCGCCGGTACGCCGAGCAGGAGTTCGACCTGACCGCCCTCGACCCGCTCCGCGACGACCTGGTCGAGGTGGGCCGCTCCTGCGTGCACCCGGACCACCGCTCCGGTGCGGTGATCAACCTGATGTGGGCCGGCATCGCCCGCTACCTGCACCTGCGGGGACGCCGCTGGCTGGGCGGCTGCGCCTCGGTGCCGGTGGCCGACGGCGGGCGTACCGCCGCCGGGGTGTGGGAGCGGGTGCGGGCCGGGCACCTCGCGCCTCCGCTCCTGCGGGTCCGGCCGCACCGCCCCTGGTTCGCCGAGGCGGCTGCCCAGCCGTCGACGCCCGCCGCTGAAGGCCCGGCGACCGTCGCGCCCGATCCCGGGACCGCCGCCCGCCCGGGGCCGGCGACCGACGACACCGGGCGGACGGAGCTGCCGCCCCTGCTGCGCGGGTACCTGCGGCTGGGCGCGTGGGTCTGTGGCGAGCCCGCCTACGACCCGGACTTCGCGGTGGCCGACTTCTACGTGCTGCTCAGCCTGGACCGGATGAACCCGCGCTACCTGCGGCACTTCCTCGGCGAGCCGGCGACCGCCCCGGCCGTGTCCCGCAGGGCCGGGGCGACGGCGTGA